The following coding sequences lie in one Fusarium poae strain DAOMC 252244 chromosome 1, whole genome shotgun sequence genomic window:
- a CDS encoding hypothetical protein (SECRETED:SignalP(1-19)) translates to MKFSLAAVTLLGAVVSALPANEKRQAYVPCTGLYGSSQCCATDVLGVANLDCGTPPSVPANATDFSAVCAEIGQRARCCVLPILDQGILCNTPAGVQD, encoded by the exons ATGAAGTTCTCACTCGCTGCTGTTACCCTCCTGGGCGCCGTCGTCTCTGCCCTCCCCGCCAACGAGAAGCGACAGGCTTACGTCCCTTGCACTGGCCTCTATGGCTCTTCTCAGTGCTGTGCTACCGATGTCTTGGGCGTTGCTAACCTCGACTGTGGAACTC CTCCCTCTGTTCCCGCCAACGCCACCGACTTCAGCGCCGTCTGTGCTGAGATCGGCCAGCGAGCTCGATGCTGTGTTCTCCCTATC CTTGACCAAGGAATCCTCTGCAACACCCCCGCTGGTGTCCAGGACTAA